The uncultured Desulfobulbus sp. genome window below encodes:
- a CDS encoding adenosylcobalamin-dependent ribonucleoside-diphosphate reductase — protein MNTSKEENMTRSITRQQLTETAETVLERRYYLKDAEGKPLENWETLCRRVSNAVALVDEDQPDYKGLADRFFNMIHSLDFLPNSPCLMNAGTDLGQLSACFVLPVEDSMDGIFTSIRNGALVHKTGGGTGYSFSRLRPKNSSVRSTQGVASGPLSFAAVFDAATETIKQGGKRRGANMGVLRVDHPDIMQFITAKEDQTRYTNFNFSVAITDLFMDAVTHDQEYDLIDPSNGRVVESLRAREVFDKIIDLAWHNGEPGVLFIDAANRDNATPQLGKFEATNPCGEQWLLPYESCNLGSINLGQYVKKGKVDWDRLGETTRLAVRFLDNVIDCNRFPIPEIAEMTQKTRKVGLGVMGMHDMLIQLERPYGSEEGRSTSSEVMAFIRKEAEAASVALAELKGPFPAYDKTFNKYPARRNAALTSIQPTGTVSMIADCASGCEPYFSIVMIKNVMDGDRLLMVNKLFEKVAREEGFYSDELMEKVASSGTVVGHKEIPERWQEIFRTAQDIKPEQHIRMQGILQQNGVDSSISKTINLPSAATRDDVRTAYMLGFELGCKGLTVYRDGSRDHQVLNTVASSSENTAVASSQGLVQKATLPDVLSAKRYRLKDINQETIYLIVCFDEDEKPMEVFAKFPFDNRVDLKDKSTMWTTTCRLVSLALRYEIPMDEIIKQLDRSSGHMLDLPAQLGKLLKSFMAATQHGFASVCPECQGKLLFEEGCEVCKDCGYSKCS, from the coding sequence ATGAACACTAGCAAAGAGGAAAACATGACCAGAAGCATTACCCGTCAGCAGCTTACCGAAACCGCAGAGACCGTTCTCGAGAGGAGGTACTATCTGAAGGATGCAGAGGGCAAACCGCTGGAAAACTGGGAAACCCTTTGCCGTCGGGTCAGCAACGCCGTGGCCCTGGTTGATGAAGATCAGCCGGACTACAAAGGCTTGGCAGATCGATTTTTCAATATGATCCATTCCCTGGATTTTCTGCCAAACTCTCCCTGCCTGATGAATGCAGGGACAGACCTGGGCCAGCTTTCTGCCTGCTTTGTCCTGCCGGTGGAAGACTCTATGGATGGTATCTTTACTTCCATCCGTAACGGTGCGCTGGTGCACAAAACCGGCGGTGGTACCGGTTACTCTTTTTCACGGCTTCGGCCAAAAAACTCCTCGGTCCGCTCTACCCAGGGTGTGGCTTCCGGCCCCCTGAGCTTTGCGGCAGTCTTTGACGCAGCCACCGAGACCATCAAACAGGGCGGAAAACGCCGTGGCGCCAACATGGGAGTTTTACGTGTCGATCATCCCGATATCATGCAGTTTATCACCGCCAAGGAAGATCAGACCCGCTACACCAACTTTAATTTCAGCGTGGCCATTACTGATCTCTTTATGGACGCAGTGACCCATGACCAGGAATACGACCTGATCGATCCTTCAAACGGTCGTGTGGTCGAATCGCTGCGTGCCCGTGAGGTCTTTGATAAAATTATCGACCTGGCCTGGCATAACGGTGAGCCGGGTGTGCTCTTTATTGATGCCGCCAACCGGGATAACGCCACGCCCCAGCTGGGTAAGTTTGAGGCAACCAATCCCTGTGGTGAGCAGTGGCTTCTGCCCTACGAATCCTGCAACCTGGGTTCCATTAACCTGGGACAGTATGTCAAAAAAGGCAAGGTAGACTGGGATCGCCTCGGTGAAACCACCCGTCTGGCGGTTCGTTTTCTTGATAACGTTATCGATTGCAACCGGTTCCCGATCCCTGAGATTGCTGAAATGACCCAGAAAACCCGCAAAGTGGGCTTGGGTGTTATGGGAATGCACGACATGCTCATTCAGCTTGAACGCCCCTATGGCAGTGAAGAGGGGCGGTCTACCTCTTCAGAAGTGATGGCCTTTATTCGTAAAGAGGCGGAGGCGGCATCCGTGGCCCTGGCGGAACTCAAAGGTCCTTTTCCCGCCTATGATAAGACCTTTAACAAATATCCGGCACGCCGTAATGCTGCCCTGACCTCGATTCAGCCCACGGGCACCGTCTCCATGATTGCCGACTGCGCATCGGGCTGTGAGCCGTATTTTTCCATTGTCATGATTAAAAATGTCATGGACGGTGATCGGCTCTTGATGGTTAATAAACTCTTTGAAAAGGTAGCACGGGAAGAGGGCTTTTACTCCGATGAGCTCATGGAAAAAGTCGCTTCTTCAGGAACCGTTGTCGGGCATAAAGAGATCCCCGAACGCTGGCAGGAAATTTTCCGTACCGCTCAGGATATCAAGCCTGAACAGCATATTCGCATGCAGGGTATTCTTCAGCAAAACGGGGTGGATTCCTCCATCAGTAAAACGATCAATCTGCCTTCGGCTGCCACCCGGGATGATGTCCGTACCGCCTATATGCTCGGCTTTGAGCTTGGCTGCAAGGGCCTGACTGTTTATCGTGATGGTTCCCGTGATCATCAGGTGCTCAATACCGTGGCTTCGAGTTCTGAGAACACTGCAGTGGCCTCCTCGCAGGGCTTGGTGCAAAAGGCGACGCTTCCTGACGTACTGAGCGCCAAGCGTTACCGGCTCAAAGACATCAACCAGGAGACGATTTACCTGATTGTCTGCTTTGATGAGGATGAAAAACCCATGGAGGTTTTTGCCAAGTTCCCCTTTGACAATCGAGTGGATCTCAAAGATAAATCCACCATGTGGACCACCACCTGCCGCCTGGTTTCTTTAGCTCTTCGCTATGAGATCCCCATGGATGAGATTATCAAGCAGTTGGATCGTTCTTCCGGACATATGCTCGATCTTCCGGCTCAGTTGGGCAAACTGCTCAAATCCTTCATGGCTGCGACCCAGCATGGGTTCGCCTCGGTTTGTCCGGAGTGTCAGGGGAAACTGCTCTTTGAGGAAGGTTGTGAGGTGTGTAAAGACTGCGGATACTCGAAGTGCTCGTGA
- a CDS encoding thioredoxin domain-containing protein: MLKKLVLTASLFLPLSFTAQAAMQSGSNGSLNWRAELSWPLPTKPIDIAQSLDNKRVFILGDDACIYIFEPNGRQLGIMPVDPNINAIDISARGDLLFVTNAKDNTYNAISISFNQKIDITGAPVRGKIDAPVTLVLFSDFECPWCGRLEPTLDQLLEQNKDKLRIVFKHMPLAMHDYAEPAALAAIAAQRQGKFWEMHDALFQIQTWNDTVIEETAQNIGLNMEKFHADLSSPETQAQLAKDARDAQEADISATPSLYINTKPVRDRSLSAMQKMVDEAHAAAGEK; this comes from the coding sequence ATGCTAAAAAAACTCGTTCTCACGGCCTCTCTTTTCCTGCCCCTTTCCTTCACCGCACAAGCAGCCATGCAGAGCGGTTCCAATGGTTCACTGAACTGGAGAGCTGAGCTGAGCTGGCCTCTACCAACCAAGCCCATTGACATCGCCCAATCCCTTGATAACAAACGGGTGTTTATCCTTGGTGATGACGCTTGCATCTATATATTCGAACCTAACGGCAGACAGCTTGGTATTATGCCGGTTGATCCGAATATCAACGCCATTGATATTAGCGCCCGTGGGGATTTGCTCTTTGTAACCAATGCCAAAGACAACACCTACAACGCCATAAGTATCAGTTTTAATCAAAAAATCGATATCACCGGCGCACCTGTCCGTGGCAAGATCGATGCCCCTGTGACCCTGGTACTTTTTTCTGACTTTGAGTGCCCCTGGTGCGGTCGCCTGGAGCCTACGCTTGATCAGCTCTTAGAGCAAAACAAAGACAAGCTCCGCATTGTCTTCAAACACATGCCGCTTGCCATGCACGACTATGCGGAACCTGCAGCACTCGCGGCCATTGCAGCCCAACGCCAAGGGAAATTCTGGGAAATGCACGACGCCCTATTCCAGATACAAACTTGGAATGATACCGTCATTGAAGAAACTGCTCAAAACATCGGACTCAACATGGAAAAATTCCATGCCGACTTGTCGAGCCCTGAAACGCAGGCGCAACTGGCAAAAGATGCCCGCGACGCTCAGGAGGCAGATATTTCGGCCACACCTTCGCTGTATATCAACACCAAACCGGTTCGTGACCGCTCATTATCAGCTATGCAAAAGATGGTTGATGAAGCCCATGCAGCTGCTGGAGAAAAATAA
- a CDS encoding PhoH family protein: protein MKPMQLLEKNNLKTAALNLETTKELSFADNRVTQQLFGELNRNLHTIEQATGVSLHARGNEVRIEGVAHAVELAASTLEQMYTLLLKGYPVFSQDIAFGLKILESSPNARLEEIFMDKVCITSRKRIISPKSVNQKLYIEAMRENDIVFGIGPAGTGKTYLAVAMAVSALAKEQVSKIILTRPAVEAGEKLGFLPGDMAQKVDPYLRPLTDAINDMMGQERTAELTERGVIEVAPLAFMRGRTLNNAFIILDEAQNTTREQMKMFLTRIGFDSQAVITGDVTQIDLPGSQRSGLIQAEKILTGIKGINFRHFSKSDVVRHPLVQEIIHAYELQENSRPSQENKER from the coding sequence ATGAAGCCCATGCAGCTGCTGGAGAAAAATAATTTGAAAACCGCTGCACTCAATCTGGAAACCACCAAAGAACTCTCATTTGCCGATAACCGGGTTACCCAACAGCTCTTTGGGGAGCTCAATCGCAACCTGCACACCATAGAACAGGCTACAGGTGTCTCCCTGCATGCTCGGGGAAACGAAGTCCGAATAGAGGGAGTTGCCCACGCAGTCGAGCTGGCTGCCTCCACCTTGGAGCAGATGTATACTCTCCTGCTCAAAGGATATCCTGTTTTTAGTCAGGATATCGCCTTTGGCCTTAAGATCCTTGAATCTTCGCCCAATGCGAGACTAGAAGAGATCTTTATGGATAAGGTCTGCATCACCTCGAGAAAACGAATCATCTCCCCTAAATCGGTCAACCAAAAACTCTACATTGAGGCCATGCGCGAGAACGACATTGTTTTCGGCATTGGACCTGCGGGTACCGGAAAAACCTACCTAGCTGTGGCCATGGCAGTTTCGGCATTGGCTAAAGAGCAGGTATCCAAGATTATCCTCACACGCCCTGCGGTTGAGGCGGGAGAAAAACTCGGCTTTCTTCCCGGCGATATGGCACAAAAAGTCGACCCCTATCTCCGCCCTCTGACCGATGCGATCAACGATATGATGGGGCAGGAACGGACTGCTGAACTGACCGAGCGGGGCGTCATTGAGGTAGCACCACTTGCCTTTATGCGTGGACGAACCCTCAACAATGCATTCATTATTCTTGACGAAGCCCAAAATACCACACGCGAGCAGATGAAGATGTTTTTGACTCGAATCGGTTTTGACTCTCAGGCCGTTATCACCGGCGATGTGACCCAGATCGATTTACCTGGTTCTCAACGCTCTGGTTTGATTCAGGCAGAAAAAATCCTCACCGGGATCAAGGGAATTAACTTTCGCCATTTCTCCAAATCCGACGTGGTGCGCCATCCACTGGTCCAAGAAATCATCCACGCCTATGAGCTGCAGGAAAACAGCCGCCCCTCTCAAGAGAACAAGGAGCGTTAA
- a CDS encoding pyridoxine 5'-phosphate synthase, whose product MGVHLSLSPNLVNLPLNQRLLVARTEQLQVMLELPQTEVSLVLLNDEEMAAYNTQYRRKQGPTNVLSFPANEGEPGFSVPDNELGDILISVDTARREALLEGHSLHHRILELIIHGMLHLIGFDHERSEEEAVRMWDFEKELFKLLHSQRRFNMPFLAINVDHVATVRQARGGIEPDPVLAAGICELAGAEGIVVHLREDRRHIQDRDVRLLRQTIKTKLNLEMANAPEIVDIALDLLPDMITLVPEKRKELTTEGGLDVIGNAKKLTKTISKMRKAGIPVSLFIDPDAEQIQAAVDVGATFVELHTGRYCDADSEKKQAKEFELIEQTSEMAFESGLRVNAGHGLDYRNTAPIAALPFIEELSIGHAVISRAVIVGLDQAVREMLAIVRSVS is encoded by the coding sequence ATGGGAGTGCATTTAAGCCTCAGCCCTAACCTCGTTAACCTGCCGCTCAACCAACGATTACTGGTAGCACGCACAGAACAGCTTCAGGTAATGCTAGAATTGCCGCAAACCGAGGTCAGCCTTGTCTTGCTCAACGACGAGGAGATGGCTGCCTACAACACGCAGTACCGTCGAAAACAGGGCCCAACAAACGTTCTTTCCTTTCCGGCCAATGAGGGGGAGCCTGGTTTTAGTGTTCCTGACAATGAGTTGGGCGACATCCTCATATCAGTTGATACAGCCCGCCGCGAAGCCCTGCTTGAAGGACACAGCCTCCATCACCGCATCCTGGAACTAATCATCCATGGTATGCTTCACTTGATTGGTTTTGACCACGAGCGCTCCGAGGAAGAGGCGGTTCGCATGTGGGACTTTGAAAAAGAATTATTTAAGCTGTTACACAGCCAAAGGAGATTCAATATGCCCTTTCTCGCCATTAATGTTGACCATGTTGCCACTGTTCGCCAGGCTCGCGGGGGTATAGAACCAGATCCTGTTCTCGCAGCGGGCATCTGTGAACTGGCAGGCGCCGAAGGCATTGTCGTTCATTTGCGTGAGGATCGCCGCCATATACAGGATAGAGATGTACGCCTGTTACGTCAGACGATTAAAACCAAACTGAATCTAGAAATGGCTAACGCTCCGGAGATCGTGGATATCGCCCTTGATTTGTTACCGGACATGATCACCCTGGTCCCGGAAAAACGCAAAGAGTTGACCACTGAAGGTGGCCTAGACGTGATCGGCAACGCCAAAAAACTGACCAAGACTATCAGCAAGATGCGTAAGGCGGGAATTCCGGTATCGTTGTTCATCGATCCCGATGCTGAGCAGATTCAGGCAGCGGTGGATGTGGGCGCTACCTTTGTTGAGCTGCACACCGGTCGATATTGCGACGCAGATAGTGAGAAAAAGCAGGCCAAAGAGTTTGAACTAATCGAGCAGACCTCAGAGATGGCCTTTGAATCAGGACTACGAGTCAATGCCGGCCACGGACTTGATTACCGCAATACAGCCCCCATCGCCGCCTTACCCTTTATCGAGGAACTGAGCATCGGCCATGCGGTAATCAGCCGTGCGGTCATAGTCGGCCTCGATCAAGCCGTCCGGGAAATGCTCGCCATTGTACGTTCGGTCTCGTAA
- a CDS encoding potassium channel protein has protein sequence MKKILIITLCFLALLVGGTLGYMYLENTGFWMGLYLTIITVFTVGYGDIVPIHPAGRIFTVFLVITSVSFVMYVFSKITETMVDGKLQGLYKRRKMNKEIARLRDHYIVCGYGRIGKEICKILQEHHRPFLVIEMDEAELQALEEMHYVWIKGDASDDDVLLSAGIERAKGLVSVVASDADNLYITLTARGLNRELYIMARSSGGRGVQTKLRRAGASKVISPYSIGARRMAHLIVRPTVTDFIDLTMRAGELDLIMEELRVTENSQMNGKNLIESEIRKRYDVIVVAIKRLDGTMLFNPKPDSVIKAEDILIVLGASEHIIGLSKEM, from the coding sequence ATGAAAAAAATCCTTATCATAACCCTTTGCTTTCTTGCGCTTCTTGTCGGTGGAACCCTCGGGTATATGTACCTGGAGAACACCGGCTTTTGGATGGGGTTATATCTGACCATTATCACGGTGTTTACCGTTGGCTACGGCGACATCGTTCCCATTCATCCGGCAGGACGAATATTTACGGTATTTCTGGTTATAACCAGTGTCAGTTTTGTCATGTATGTCTTCAGCAAAATTACCGAGACCATGGTCGACGGGAAACTGCAGGGGCTATACAAGAGGAGAAAAATGAATAAAGAGATCGCCCGATTGCGGGATCATTACATTGTTTGCGGCTATGGCCGCATCGGTAAGGAGATCTGTAAGATCCTTCAGGAGCATCACCGGCCTTTTCTGGTGATTGAGATGGACGAGGCTGAATTGCAGGCACTAGAGGAGATGCATTACGTTTGGATCAAGGGGGATGCATCAGATGATGATGTTCTTCTCAGTGCCGGTATCGAGCGGGCCAAGGGATTGGTTTCCGTCGTTGCCTCCGATGCTGATAACCTCTATATCACTCTAACTGCCCGTGGGCTCAACCGGGAACTGTACATTATGGCTCGATCAAGCGGTGGCCGTGGTGTGCAGACCAAGCTACGGCGCGCTGGCGCTTCTAAGGTAATCTCTCCGTATTCAATTGGTGCTCGGCGAATGGCCCATCTGATCGTGCGCCCCACGGTGACTGATTTTATCGACCTGACCATGCGGGCAGGGGAACTTGACCTGATCATGGAAGAGTTGCGAGTTACAGAAAACTCGCAGATGAACGGGAAGAACCTGATTGAGTCAGAGATTCGTAAGCGCTACGACGTGATTGTGGTAGCGATCAAACGGCTTGATGGGACAATGCTCTTTAACCCGAAACCCGACTCTGTGATCAAAGCAGAGGATATATTGATCGTGCTCGGGGCAAGTGAACATATCATTGGGCTAAGTAAAGAGATGTAG